In one Oncorhynchus nerka isolate Pitt River linkage group LG7, Oner_Uvic_2.0, whole genome shotgun sequence genomic region, the following are encoded:
- the LOC115132679 gene encoding homeobox protein XHOX-3-like, with protein MENRKEMVMLPEGGQLGTAVGKTGSNLSEAVGSPARESQGKTVHRNYTSPGSAPYSRDRADEEVKSARGRVCADIRSVGMSSSTERHRLDHTNKEASSSDTESDFYEEIDVSCTPESMDYPNRKGRNGDSPIHPSDSGMDPGKMGLGQVSLSYGADAMRRYRTAFTREQIGRLEKEFYRENYVSRPRRCELAASLNLPETTIKVWFQNRRMKDKRQRLAMTWPHPADPAFYTYMMSHAAATGNLGYPFPSHLPLPYYSHLGVGAGSASSATPFSNPLRSLDSFRMLSHPYQRPELLCSFRHPHLYPSPAHGLGPGGSPCSCLACHSAQSNGLQQRPTGSDFPCSPTSRTDAFLTFTPSVLSKSSPGTLDQREEVPLNR; from the exons ATGGAAAACAGAAAAGAGATGGTGATGCTCCCGGAAGGAGGTCAACTTGGCACGGCAGTTGGCAAGACTGGCTCTAATTTGTCGGAAGCAGTTGGAAGCCCCGCGCGAGAATCACAAGGCAAAACGGTCCACAGGAACTACACCAGCCCCGGTTCTGCGCCCTACTCGCGAGACAGAGCGGACGAGGAGGTGAAGAGCGCACGGGGACGCGTGTGCGCCGATATAAGGTCGGTTGGCATGTCCTCTTCAACCGAGAGACATCGATTAGATCACACCAACAAAGAAGCTAGCAGCTCGGACACAGAGTCGGACTTCTATGAAGAAATTGATGTGAGCTGCACGCCAGAAAGCATGGACTACCCCAACCGGAAAG GTCGAAACGGTGATTCCCCCATCCACCCGAGTGACAGCGGTATGGATCCTGGTAAGATGGGTTTGGGCCAAGTTTCGCTGTCCTACGGGGCTGACGCGATGCGACGGTACCGGACAGCCTTTACTCGGGAGCAAATCGGCCGGTTGGAGAAGGAATTCTACCGGGAGAATTACGTGTCCAGGCCGAGGAGATGCGAACTGGCGGCTTCGCTAAATTTACCAGAAACCACTATCAAG GTGTGGTTCCAGAACCGCCGGATGAAGGACAAGCGGCAGCGTCTGGCCATGACGTGGCCTCACCCCGCCGACCCCGCATTCTACACCTATATGATGAGTCACGCGGCCGCCACCGGGAACCTGGGTTACCCCTTCCCGTCCCACCTACCATTACCGTATTACTCCCACCTTGGGGTCGGAGCCGGCTCGGCCTCCTCCGCCACCCCATTCTCCAACCCCCTCAGGTCCCTTGACAGTTTCCGGATGTTGTCACACCCCTACCAGAGGCCGGAGCTTCTGTGTTCGTTCAGGCACCCGCACCTGTACCCCAGCCCGGCCCACGGCCTCGGTCCCGGGGGGAGTCCCTGCTCCTGCCTCGCCTGTCACTCCGCTCAATCAAACGGCCTTCAACAGAGGCCTACCGGGTCAGATTTCCCGTGCTCCCCAACGAGCAGGACTGACGCGTTTTTGACGTTTACTCCGTCGGTGCTGAGCAAGTCCTCGCCGGGGACTttggaccagagagaggaggtgcCATTGAACAGATAA